A window of Theropithecus gelada isolate Dixy chromosome 14, Tgel_1.0, whole genome shotgun sequence contains these coding sequences:
- the DIXDC1 gene encoding dixin isoform X3 translates to MGTQVVMRFTNSLLPTEPSQQLQAYVAWVNSQLKKRPAVKPVQDLRQDLRDGVILAYLIEIVAGEKLSGVQLSPSNQQEMKNNVEKVLQFVASKKIRMHQTSAKDIVDGNLKSIMRLVLALAAHFKPGSSRTVNQGRDSRAPLQSHRPHCATAVAQGAAAALADVCHDMSRSGRDVFRYRQRNSSMDEEIENPYWSVRALVQQYEGQQRSPSESSCSR, encoded by the exons CAACAGCTGCAGGCCTATGTGGCCTGGGTGAATTCACAACTGAAGAAGAGGCCAGCAGTGAAGCCTGTGCAGGACCTGCGACAGGATCTCCGGGATGGGGTGATCCTGGCATATCTCATCGAGATTGTTG CAGGAGAAAAGCTGAGTGGGGTACAGCTGAGTCCCAGTAACCAACAGGAGATGAAGAATAATGTGGAGAAAGTGCTACAGTTTGTGGCCTCTAAAAAGATTCGTATGCACCAGACTTCGGCTAAAG ATATTGTGGACGGAAACCTGAAGTCTATCATGAGGCTGGTCCTTGCCTTGGCAGCTCATTTCAAACCTGGCTCTAGCAGGACGGTGAACCAAGGACGGGACTCCAGAGCCCCTTTACAAAGTCACCGACCACATTGTGCCACTGCTGTGGCCCAGGGAGCAGCTGCTGCTCTGGCCGATGTGTGTCATGACATGTCCCGATCAGGACGGGATGTCTTTCGATACAGACAGAG GAACAGCAGcatggatgaggaaattgagaatCCATACTGGAGCGTGCGGGCCCTAGTGCAGCAGTATGAAGGGCAACAAAGGTCCCCGTCTGAATCCAGCTGCTCCAGGTAA